Proteins encoded by one window of Lathyrus oleraceus cultivar Zhongwan6 chromosome 1, CAAS_Psat_ZW6_1.0, whole genome shotgun sequence:
- the LOC127121221 gene encoding uncharacterized protein LOC127121221 — protein sequence MDNITASEVAGLAVGVLLLSATIAAPKIDVFFSSSQRSSLGLCKRCGNVGRTACAKCKGTGSIKEGGLLSFNLIDDLFETIGNRESQVKKIACVNCQARGYFPCPDCSKL from the exons ATGGATAATATTACGGCAAGCGAAGTAGCTGGTTTGGCAGTGGGTGTTCTGCTTCTTTCTGCTACCATTGCTGCTCCCAAAATCGATGTTTTCTTCTCTTCTTCTCAACGCAG CTCATTGGGGTTGTGCAAGCGGTGTGGCAATGTAGGAAGAACGGCTTGCGCTAAATGCAAAGGAACCGGGTCGATCAAAGAAGGAGGGTTACTTAGTTTTAACCTTATAGATGATTTGTTTGAAACAATCGGTAATCGCGAATCGCAGGTGAAGAAGATAGCTTGTGTAAATTGTCAAGCCAGAGGTTACTTTCCATGTCCTGATTGTTCTAAACTATAA
- the LOC127121234 gene encoding protein LONGIFOLIA 1 has translation MSKKGLKSMKDENQDLQKQIGCISGFFQMFDRHRFLTGQTDSHKNIPNQGGTSNNIKEVNNATQKTKNVKVARENQQSSTESSSGTSMFSSSCSSSMSSLEFNRTIQIEPPPSITQMKIHENSSSEAAVKQRDKSLDFHEIVKDSMLIDSQRLSVKTMAKQEKKSRVLKNVDSPRPMTAWDSPRLSYDGRDLQSALKSATKFKELPRLSLDSKERSIKSFNEGTKTRNLLKGPQKACGGSNAIGKQIEEPESAKRPSSVVAKLMGIEAFPDWSETCDSCNTDKSETFIGSRKDGSITNVTPYLQFSKSSESSTKASNRSLSVYGEIEKRMADLEFKKSGKDLRALKQILEAMHRYKESIDITSDQASNSPYDNRSNSSVSESLSVQSPRTRQKNPTSIAVERLNSTQGSKSPIVIMKPGKVARKTNSSSSTESSIPGKSSSNKVYRGDVTNVKDTRDKCNKITSKLIQSSKVPRVVIAENNTSSSMMAETRSPRLQKKFGLERRSPPTSPSSDISGNRRQQNKQSTELSSPSKTSRQKFSTSKERNESFSEIGYQRRDFKQVEAVSSGDIKDSSNENFTAESKATAEQPSPVSVLDAFYREDPPSPVKRKSDISKDLEEVLNNCGICEEDSEDVALSTNTNAKVNFSDGTNVIDLITHNLVQVLQQFDHSDDERFTNFSDHKDPDHKYIAEILLASGRLTSPDSSKALHLSGYPINPTLFLALEKIKTNTTNFNVAPTNNTQEKMQRKLVFDVVNEILFQKLITESSYKPYHPEGRKPEGQQLLDMLCAEINKLQYNNKNIGFANEDEYLTSIVAEDSVQHCTTTECCNEIPNLVLDIERLIFKDLITEVVRSEKLTTLVSIA, from the exons atgtCTAAAAAGGGTTTGAAATCAATGAAGGATGAAAATCAAGATTTGCAGAAACAAATTGGATGTATCAGTGGATTTTTTCAGATGTTTGACCGTCACAGATTCCTCACAGGCCAAACCGACAGTCACAAAAACATACCAAATCAAG GGGGGACAAGTAATAATATCAAAGAGGTGAATAATGCAACACAAAAGACAAAGAATGTGAAGGTTGCAAGAGAGAATCAACAATCCTCGACAGAATCGTCATCAGGAACGTCGATGTTTTCGTCGTCTTGTTCGTCAAGCATGTCGTCGCTCGAGTTTAATCGAACAATACAGATAGAACCACCACCGTCGATAACTCAAATGAAAATCCACGAAAACTCGAGTTCAGAAGCAGCGGTGAAGCAACGCGATAAGTCACTTGATTTCCATGAGATTGTCAAAGACTCGATGCTTATAGATTCACAAAGATTATCAGTGAAAACTATGGCTAAACAGGAAAAGAAGAGTCGAGTACTGAAAAACGTCGACTCTCCGCGGCCTATGACTGCTTGGGATTCACCGAGACTCTCCTATGATGGGAGAGATTTACAAAGTGCATTAAAATCTGCGACGAAGTTTAAGGAGCTTCCTAGGCTTTCCTTGGACAGCAAGGAAAGATCAATCAAGAGTTTCAACGAAGGAACGAAAACTCGAAACCTTTTGAAGGGTCCACAGAAAGCGTGTGGAGGCTCCAATGCAATCGGAAAGCAGATAGAAGAACCAGAAAGTGCGAAAAGACCATCTAGCGTTGTGGCGAAGTTGATGGGAATAGAAGCATTCCCTGATTGGAGTGAGACTTGTGACAGCTGCAACACTGACAAAAGCGAGACGTTTATAGGATCTAGGAAGGATGGCTCGATCACGAATGTAACACCGTATTTACAATTTTCAAAGAGTAGCGAATCTTCGACAAAAGCATCAAACCGATCCCTCTCGGTTTACGGTGAAATTGAGAAAAGGATGGCGGATCTAGAGTTCAAAAAGTCCGGAAAGGATCTTAGAGCCCTTAAACAGATTCTTGAAGCAATGCACAGATACAAAGAATCAATAGATATTACAAGTGATCAGGCTTCAAATTCTCCATATGACAATAGGAGTAATAGTAGTGTCAGTGAAAGCTTGAGTGTACAAAGCCCGAGAACACGGCAGAAGAACCCGACATCGATCGCTGTTGAGAGGCTGAATTCAACTCAGGGTAGTAAATCACCAATTGTCATCATGAAACCAGGAAAGGTTGCAAGAAAAACCAATAGTTCTTCGTCAACAGAAAGTTCAATTCCCGGTAAATCATCAAGTAACAAGGTTTACCGCGGTGATGTTACGAATGTCAAAGATACTCGCGATAAATGCAACAAGATAACTTCAAAATTGATCCAATCCTCGAAAGTTCCTCGAGTCGTCATTGCAGAAAACAACACCAGCTCCAGCATGATGGCGGAGACCAGGAGCCCGAGACTACAAAAAAAGTTTGGTTTGGAGAGGCGTTCCCCGCCAACCAGCCCATCATCAGATATCAGCGGTAACAGAAGACAACAAAATAAGCAATCGACGGAATTGTCTTCCCCGAGTAAAACATCTAGACAAAAATTCTCTACTTCGAAGGAAAGAAATGAAAGCTTCAGTGAGATCGGCTATCAAAGGAGGGATTTTAAGCAAGTTGAAGCTGTTTCTAGCGGTGATATAAAAGATTCGAGCAACGAAAACTTTACGGCTGAATCAAAAGCTACCGCAGAACAACCTAGTCCCGTGTCTGTTCTTGATGCTTTCTATCGAGAAGATCCACCTTCTCCGGTTAAAAGAAAATCAGACATCTCAAAAGATTTAG AGGAAGTTCTGAACAATTGTGGTATTTGTGAGGAGGACTCAGAAGATGTAGCTCTTTCAACCAACACGAACGCGAAAGTCAACTTCAGCGATGGAACCAACGTTATTGACTTGATAACTCATAATTTGGTTCAAGTTCTTCAACAATTTGACCACAGCGACGATGAAAGATTCACGAATTTCAGCGACCACAAAGATCCCGACCACAAATATATAGCAGAAATACTACTAGCATCGGGAAGGCTCACCAGTCCCGACTCTAGCAAGGCATTGCATTTGTCGGGTTACCCAATTAACCCAACATTGTTTCTTGCACTAGAGAAAATCAAAACAAACACGACGAATTTCAACGTTGCTCCGACAAACAACACTCAAGAGAAGATGCAAAGAAAGCTCGTATTCGACGTGGTTAACGAAATTCTATTTCAAAAGCTAATAACCGAAAGTTCTTACAAGCCATATCATCCAGAAGGAAGAAAACCAGAAGGACAACAGCTTCTGGACATGCTTTGCGCAGAAATCAATAAATTACAGTATAATAATAAGAACATCGGCTTTGCTAACGAGGACGAGTATTTGACGAGTATCGTGGCGGAAGATTCGGTGCAGCATTGCACAACTACAGAATGCTGCAATGAGATACCAAATCTTGTGTTGGATATTGAAAGACTGATCTTCAAAGATTTGATAACTGAAGTTGTAAGAAGTGAAAAACTAACAA